TTCCTTGGAGGAAGTCTTTGAGAATCGTGAGCAGATTGAGATTAGCCGTTACTACGAGAAATTGCCAAAACCAACCTTGCTCGCTACACAGGAGTTTCTTGAAGGCAATGTTTATTGGCGTGATCCTTCAAAGGACAACTTGGAGGAAGAAGACTTCTAAGCGCAATGATACAAAGAAAGCAAAGCATCTTCCTTTTCCTTTCACTGATTGCAGGTATTGCCTGCCTTTGTTTGCCAATCGGTTTGTTTGAACCTGAAGCAATGGGAAAAGAAAGTATAATGATGAATTTGTGGATTCAGAGTGGGGAAGGGGTAAAGGATTTCAGAGTCTGCCCATTGTTTGCCATTCTTTTGGTCTCACTTCCGATACAACTGTTTGCAATCTTCGATTTCCATAAGCGCAAGCGTCAGATAAGTCTCTGCACTCTTTCTATGGTATTAATGCTCGCTTGGTATGCGGCTTATGCTTATTTTGCATTGGCAGTACCCAAGAAAATGACGTTTGGAGTAGGATTCGCAGCTTGTCTGCCACTCGTATCAATCATTCTGTTGTTCTTGGCTAAACAGGGAATAAAGTCAGACGAGGCTTTGGTCAGAGCAGCAGACAGAATCAGGTAAAACTAATTTATTCTATACAAAAAAGCTCGCTGTCATTTGACAGCGAGCTTTTTCTATTATTCTGTTGTAAAGGATTAGAGACCTAAACCTTTAGTTACTTTGCCTGCCGCATCGCTTGCCGCATTGGTAATCTTTTCCTTAGCACTATTAACAGCCTCATTTGCCTTTGCATTAGCAGCTTCCTTTGCGCTATTAACTGCTTCGTTAGCCTTCTCTTCGAGCTTGCCACCGGCATTCTTTACTGCATCTTCAGCACCGTTAGCTGCTGCTTTAGCATCTGCTGCTGCATCGCCAACAGTCTTAGCTGCGTCTGTAGAAATACCTGTAAGTGAGCTTACGAAGCCATCAAGCTTGTCTGCTGATGCTGATGTGATAGCTTCAACGATTTTTTCGCTTCCGGGAATCTTTGCAACGGCATCCTTGTTGGCACCAATCCATTCCTGTACCTTCTTGAAATATTCCTTTGCTGTTTCAGGATTCTTTGCATAGAGTTCGGCAATCTTAGCCTGAGCACCTGCCAACAACTGGCTAACGCCTGCATTGTCATTTGCCTTCAATTTCTCTGTGAGCTGTGCAGCAATAGCTTCAGCGTCTTCAGGGATTGCTGTTGAGTCACTTGCAACTGCTGTTGTGTCTGTACCTTCAGTTGTTTTTGCTTCCTTGTTCGAGTTGCAGCTTGTAAATGTCAAAGCTGCTACGGCCATAGCCATAAAAAATACTTTCTTCATAATCTTTCTCTATTTTAATTAATAGTCGACTCAAAGGTAGTGATTAAATCTATTCACACATAATTTGTTAGTGAAATTTAACTAATATAAAATAGAAATCGTAATTATAAGCTCATCATAGCTCTACGGTTCTTGATTGTGGGTAAGAGGAAGCAGATACAGTTCTGAAATGTCTGAACCTTTTTAGTGCAATACCTTTTCTGCAACAGAGCACTATTATTTTCTTGAAACCGTGAAATATGTCCCGATTTTATAATACCTTTGTGCCCGATTTATTTTATAGTGTTTTAAACTAAATTTAATATTGATAGATAACAATGCAATACTTAGGTGAACTGATAGCTCTTGGAGTGGCTTTTTCGTGGACCATTGCGGCTATGTCTTGCGAGGTAGCAAGTAAACAGTTGGGAGTAGTTGTAACGAATGTATGGCGAATGGGACTTGCGCTGCTGCTTTCACTCGCAATGATGTGGTGGTTTACGGGCGAGGCTTTCCCGGTTCACGCACAGTTCGAGAGTTGGATGTGGCTGCTGCTGTCGGGTATGGTCGGCTATTTCTTCGGCGATTGGTGCTTGTTCAACAGTTACCTCACGATAGGTTCACGCTATGGTCAGCTCTTTATGACGCTTGCTCCGATGTTCACGGCTATTTCAGCTTGGGCAATGATGGGGCAGGTAATGAGCCTGAATAGCTTGATTGCGATGACGGTAACAATGTCGGGTATAGGGATTTCGGTGCTCAGCAAGGGTGAGGGCAAGCACAAGGTGTCATTGCAGTTGCCATTGAAGGGCGTGTTGTATGGAATCGGTGCCGGACTGGGACAGGGTTTGGGTTATGTGCTGAGCCTTATCGGTCAGGAACATTACAGAGCTGACGTACAGGCAGCCGTATCGGCTGAAGTTTGGAAAGGAATGGAGGGTTACACATCGTTCAGTGCCAACCTTATCCGTTGCATTGCTGGATTGGCTTGCTATTCTGTTTGGCTTGTTCTGAAAGGCGACAGCAAACGTTGGGCGCAAAGCATACACAATAAGAAAGGTATGTGGGCATTGATAATCGCCGTGTTCTCCGGACCATTCCTCGGCGTAAGTTTCTCGCTGATGGCAGGTCAATACACCGACGCAGGCATTGCGAGTACGCTGATGGCTACAAGTCCGATAATGATTCTGCTGCCTGCCTACTATTTCTTCCACGAAAAGATTACGCTGAAGGGAATCATCGGTGCAGTAATATCGGTTATCGGCGTGTCGCTTTTCTTTTTATGAGTGGATGAGAGAACAAGTATAGAAGTGGATAAGTTTACAAGTAGACAAGTGAACGAGTCTACAAGTATATCACTTCGATATATAGAAGAATAAGGAAAATGCAATGCTGAAATGGTATGGCTGTGCAGAAATCTCCCTGTCCACTTGTCTACTCGTTCTCTTATAACATAAAAATCCCTGAATGCACGTGAGCATTCAGGGATTTTTATGTTTTAGAGTCTATGCTCCATTGGAAAACAATATCTTCCAACGCAGGCAAGAGCGTCCAAAGATTTGTATTTACAGTTCAATCTTTATGCCTGCAATCATCCAAATGCCGGGCTGTGCAACGTTTCCGTAGTCCACATAATTCCGGTCAAGGATGTTGTTGCCCTCTAAGTATGCACTCCATTTCGCTTCGTTCCAACTGAGACGGGCATCAAGAATGCCGTAACTGGCATAGGTATGCCGATTGTTGGCTGTATCGAGGTAGCTGCCCATACGGTGTTGGAAACGATAGTTGAGACCAAGGTCGAGCTGCTTCCATATATTGAGCTGAAGATTGGCTACGAACTTGTTCTTCAGATATTCCAAAGCATACTTACTCACAATGTTCTTGTGTTCCTGTTCGCTCTGATTAAGGTAGCAGTAGGCAAGTCCGAACTTCTTGAGAATGTGCTGCGAGGGAAGAATATTGAGGATATTAAAGTCCAGCGAGGCCTCGACGCCCATTGTGTTTATCTCTCCGAAGTTCACACTCTTCCAGAGAATAGCTCCGTTCTCATCCAGCGTCCCATCGGAAATCCAGTCGATGAGGTTTCTGTGATGATTGTAGAAGACGCTTGCCTTACCATTTACATACCGGGTGTTGTATTTCACGCCTGTTTCTATTGCCGAAAGTTCCTCGGGACGGAGATGCTTGTCGGCCTTGTGCCCCCCTACGGAGTAAAAGAGTTCTGTGATGGACGGCATACGGAGCGAGGTGTTATAGGAGGCATACATTTTCCACGCGTTGCCAATACGATAGCTTGCATCGATTCCCGGATAGACACGCATATTCATATCTGCCTGACTGTTCTTCACGGCAATGATTCCGGCAGAGAGCGTGAGGCGGCCAAGGATGACGTTGTGCTCCAAAACAAACTGGACGTTGGTACGGTTGAGTCCGTTTGTGTAGTTTCTGTCGGTTCCGTGAATGGGGCGAGGACGATTGAGAGGCTCTCCGAGATTACCGCTCACGAGATCTTCGTGGCGCAGCTCGGCACCGAAAGCCGTGCGACCGAGTTCCCAGTCAAAGTAAGCATTGAGATTAACGCCGTACACATCCGTGCGATGATAGTTGAAGGCATACTTCTCCGGTGCATCGCGGAAAAGCTCGAATCGGTCCATACTCCGGTTCCAGTAGATGGACGGACGGATGCGAAAACGTCCTTGCCTGTTTTCGGCTTGAACGGCTGTGAACGTTTTGAAGGTATGCTCAAACTGGTCGTCGTACTTTGCTCCGTAGAATGTGTTTGAACCAAAGTCCTTGAGGCTCATACCTGCGTGCCAGTTCACGGCAATCTGCTCGTCGTTGTAGTTGCCCTGATAGAATGCCTTGCCCGTCTTGAAGTCTGCATTCAGTTTCCCTGCCTTGTTGCGCAGGTAGCCGTCGCTGCGTGTATAAGAGCCTGATAGCTGATTGTTCCATTTTCCCCGTGCGAGATTGGCACGTGATCCGGCACGCAGATAGCCGTATGAACCACCTTCGACGTGGGCAGAAAGAGAAGTTTGTGGTGGAGTTTTAGTAACGATGTTTACGGCACCTAATAATGAAGACGTACCATAAACTCTTCCGGCAGGACCTTCCAACACTTCAATCCGTTCAATCTCGCTGATGTCTACGGGGAAGTCGAAGGCATTGTGGCCTGTTTGTGCATCGCCGATGTTGATTCCGTTCAGCAATACTGTGATCTGTTCAGAGTTTCCTCCCCGTATGCTCACGTCGGTAAGTGCTCCGAGAGGGCCTTTCTGGCGCATGTCCACGCCTACGGCATACTTCAACAGATCATTAACACTTTGTACTGGCGCGGCCTGAATGTCCTCGCGGCTCAGTACAGTTACCATTCTCGCTTGCTGACTGGTGGTCAGCGGTGCG
The Prevotella sp. HUN102 genome window above contains:
- a CDS encoding DUF4293 domain-containing protein — its product is MIQRKQSIFLFLSLIAGIACLCLPIGLFEPEAMGKESIMMNLWIQSGEGVKDFRVCPLFAILLVSLPIQLFAIFDFHKRKRQISLCTLSMVLMLAWYAAYAYFALAVPKKMTFGVGFAACLPLVSIILLFLAKQGIKSDEALVRAADRIR
- a CDS encoding DMT family transporter — translated: MQYLGELIALGVAFSWTIAAMSCEVASKQLGVVVTNVWRMGLALLLSLAMMWWFTGEAFPVHAQFESWMWLLLSGMVGYFFGDWCLFNSYLTIGSRYGQLFMTLAPMFTAISAWAMMGQVMSLNSLIAMTVTMSGIGISVLSKGEGKHKVSLQLPLKGVLYGIGAGLGQGLGYVLSLIGQEHYRADVQAAVSAEVWKGMEGYTSFSANLIRCIAGLACYSVWLVLKGDSKRWAQSIHNKKGMWALIIAVFSGPFLGVSFSLMAGQYTDAGIASTLMATSPIMILLPAYYFFHEKITLKGIIGAVISVIGVSLFFL
- a CDS encoding TonB-dependent receptor, with product MYKPILNKRNVLKFTHFSNRSYSLFAVLGKEVIIGVLSVATLQNATAHNSCIEAELTSSDSTAINKNIALGEVNVTGTRAPLTTSQQARMVTVLSREDIQAAPVQSVNDLLKYAVGVDMRQKGPLGALTDVSIRGGNSEQITVLLNGINIGDAQTGHNAFDFPVDISEIERIEVLEGPAGRVYGTSSLLGAVNIVTKTPPQTSLSAHVEGGSYGYLRAGSRANLARGKWNNQLSGSYTRSDGYLRNKAGKLNADFKTGKAFYQGNYNDEQIAVNWHAGMSLKDFGSNTFYGAKYDDQFEHTFKTFTAVQAENRQGRFRIRPSIYWNRSMDRFELFRDAPEKYAFNYHRTDVYGVNLNAYFDWELGRTAFGAELRHEDLVSGNLGEPLNRPRPIHGTDRNYTNGLNRTNVQFVLEHNVILGRLTLSAGIIAVKNSQADMNMRVYPGIDASYRIGNAWKMYASYNTSLRMPSITELFYSVGGHKADKHLRPEELSAIETGVKYNTRYVNGKASVFYNHHRNLIDWISDGTLDENGAILWKSVNFGEINTMGVEASLDFNILNILPSQHILKKFGLAYCYLNQSEQEHKNIVSKYALEYLKNKFVANLQLNIWKQLDLGLNYRFQHRMGSYLDTANNRHTYASYGILDARLSWNEAKWSAYLEGNNILDRNYVDYGNVAQPGIWMIAGIKIEL